The genomic DNA aataaatcaaaataaaattgataaaagaaataatagaagcGCAGGGGAAAACAAATCGTTTGATCCATAACTTATTCAACGCAATCCTGATCCGCAACGCGTCTCTCCCACATCGTCAGCCTTCCTTTTTACCGATCGCCCCGCTTCCGTCGTATCTACACGTCGCCGACGCAACCTCCTCCTATTCTCACCCGCACCACCATTCCGAGCCCACCGCCTCATGGCTGCTTCGGACTGCGACGCCTGGATCCAACTCAAACTAGTTAAAAAACTGGGTAGCAATAACAGCCCGCCCTGGACGCCACCCCGAAATCTCTATCTCCGCCAACGATCGCGCCACACGCCGTCCCGAATCCCATCTCGGCCGTCCACCTCTCCTTCGGCCATGGTCCACGTCGCGGGTGGTCCTCTCAAACGGCGATGTGAAGGTGGTGCTCATCGGCGTCTCGATGGAGAATCTGACGGTGGACATTTCTCGACTgccccctttttcttttcttcttaactAATTCGTGTCGAACCTTTACCTCTTtcctttctccttctccttctccttctccttctttgcttcttttaaAGCGTTCGAATACATTGTACCATTGTGGCTAAACAATGGTGGGCGACGACGAGCCCCTTTCGAAGGGCGTGGAGGAAGGTAGCATCCTTCTAGAAAACGAGACCCAGGCCGTACTCAAGAAGCCGGTATCCGCTCGCCGACGGCGGATCGAGCTCTGTCGCGCCGGGTTCTCAGGAAACAAGCGCCTCAAGGATCCGTCAGAAGGCGGTTCGATTTCATCGTCTCCTCCAGATCGCGATGCTGACGACGGGCTCGTCGGGATCGGTGTTGCTGAGAGGCCGAAGGGTTCGGGGCCGCCTCCGGTCGCGGTCCATTCTCACGGGGCCGTTTCTGTAATTGGGGGGAGGCGGGAGATGGAGGACGCAGTCTCTGTGGCGCCGGAGTTCGCAGCGCCCTCTCGGCACGACTTCTTCGGGGTGTACGACGGCCATGGAGGCGCAGGGGTGGCGCATCTGTGCCGAGAGCGGCTCCACGTCGTGCTGTCAGAAGAGGCGGCGGACGGGGGGTGGCCGCGGGTGGAGGGGCGGTGGAGGGAAGTCATGTCGGCGAGTTTCTCGAGGTTGGATGAGGAGGTGGAGGCGATGACATGGGGCGAGTCGTCAGAGAGGACGATGGGATCGACAGCGGTGGTGGCCGTGGTGGGGACGAACCGGATCGTGGTGGCCAACTGCGGCGACTCAAGGGCCGTGCTCTGCCGCGGCGGTGCCGCGGTGCCCCTCTCCTTCGACCATAAGGTAAAGCTTCTACGCGCTGtcttcttttttttgtttttttaaaatgtCCTCATATTATATTTTAACAATTATGCATGTGTTTCTCATGGGAGATGGTAATGTACGAAGAAGAAAAAATGGCTTCTTTTTCTCCATCAGATTAGtgttcaaagtaattttttttactgCAATTTTCTTAACTAAATGCATCGCATGCTCTTGATGGATGAGTTTCCTGACTGTTcttcacacttttttttttttgtaaaaaatgtACTGTTCTTCTTGCATGATTTAGATCTACTCATAATTGAATTTGGTTTTGGGTTGTGATGATATTGGTCCCAATGGCAATGAGGAACCATGTTGATTGCATTCGGTAATTTGGGAAATGAATACTGTAATCCACTCAACAAATGACTCATGTTCTTAGCCACTGGCTTTCTTTCGAACTCATAAAGATGAAGCATTTTTGTTGTTTTCTAGCATAGAAGTAATTTCTTTCTATATTACCAGAGAAATAATGGCTCATGTGGTTGCTGTTTCTATTCTATCATATCAGgaatgatttcaaaattattgttgGGGGAGAGAAAAAGTTCAATATGAGGGCATCTCCCACGTTAgagttttaaatgagtttttttttataatcttaaTATGTCACATCAATAATATTATTGAAACATCTCCAATGGTTAGAGctctaaataagttttttttttatccaaTTCATAGTATGAGTTGGATGGTTTCATGCATATTGCATTAATTTCATGACACATGAACAGCTTTGAGTTTTCATTACTGCTTTTAAACTACAAACCTCAAACTTCACATCTACAATACTTCAAGGCTTTTTATTCACATCTACAATACTTCAAGGCTTTTTATTCAGCTTTTTAGATTTTACAAACCTCTCATAAATCTTGCATTGGAGATGCCTTGAGGGACTGGCAGTCATATGGTATGAGTAAATTCACAAGATGGACGGTTGCAGTGTGTAGTCCATCAATCTAGAACTCATTTAAGGTGCCACCATGCTAGATGAATGTTTAATATCTTGCATGGTAAACATGGCAGTATCTTCTAGTCTTTTATGAAAACCTAAATGCCTGATAAAATTTGGGTCATTCAAAGAATCCGAGTGTTTCCTTTAGTTGGTcttatgttttttaatttcttATCATGCACAGGCTGATAGACCAGATGAGATCGAAAGAATTGAGGCAGCTGGAGGTAGGGTGATCAATTGGGAAGGCTATCGTGTTTCTGGTGTCCTTGCCACATCCAGATCTATCGGTATGTTTCTTTGGACCAATCGCGTGTTGGTCTTATATTAAAGTATTAGTTTCATACTCAATTTTACTTGGAATAGGATACTAGTATTTAATATGCGTGTGAATCGAAATGTTTGAtctaggtattttttttttaaaaaaaaactactcgTGATTGATATCAAAGTGTATTATAGATAGAGTATAAGCTGTCAGCTGTACATCAAACGTTAATGGAGATATTGATTGCTCCAACATAATTATCAGAATTCAAGATCTGCAAAATATAGTCATTATTCCAGTGAAATTTTACAAGGATGCTCCCCCTCGTTCACGAAGGGTAGAAATAATTATAATCCTCTGAAGTTTATGGATGGTTGTCCATTGCATTTACAGGGGACTATTACCTGAAGCCATTTGTGATACCAAAACCAGATGTGACTGTGACCGAAAGGACCGACAAGGATGAGTTCCTCATCCTAGCCAGCGACGGTTTATGGGATGTGGTCTCCAACGAGTCCGCATGTAGGATTGCGAGGCAATGCCTCAATGGGAGGACGGCGAAGATGTTTCCTGATGCAGTCGGTGGATCGACCCCTACTGAGGCCGCAGCTCTACTGACTAAGCTCGCCATCTTGCGAGGGAGCGAAGACAACATCAGCGTGGTGGTCGTGCAGCTCAAACAACTCCGCATCAAGGTGCCACATTAGTGATTAGAGAAACTCGAATTAATCGTGTCTTGTGTTTGGATCTCTTGGCGCCAACTACGGATGGGTGCGGAATGATGTATGTAATGATTGAGGTGGAGATCTAACTCATGTGATTATTCAGTACGATGTTTTTGTTTATACGGACTACGATGTACAGCCATATTTCTCTTATGGAAAAGATAACAGTTCGTCTCTCTCTGTTTTAGATAAACTTGCGTAGCAAAGTCCTCTTGGAACGGTGTGGTAAGATGTGGTGGTTGAGATGAGTATTAGCATGAGATTATGGAGTCAAAATTCGGCGATTTCGAGTATGTTTTTCTCCTATTTTGATCATTGTATTAATGGTTAGTAGATATTagtgatttatatttttttgtgtTAGTCTGATGATGGATCATTCCTAGTAAATCGTATTTTGCCGCATTGTTTTAATCTTCATTGAATCACGTAA from Zingiber officinale cultivar Zhangliang chromosome 4A, Zo_v1.1, whole genome shotgun sequence includes the following:
- the LOC121970568 gene encoding probable protein phosphatase 2C 8, which codes for MVGDDEPLSKGVEEGSILLENETQAVLKKPVSARRRRIELCRAGFSGNKRLKDPSEGGSISSSPPDRDADDGLVGIGVAERPKGSGPPPVAVHSHGAVSVIGGRREMEDAVSVAPEFAAPSRHDFFGVYDGHGGAGVAHLCRERLHVVLSEEAADGGWPRVEGRWREVMSASFSRLDEEVEAMTWGESSERTMGSTAVVAVVGTNRIVVANCGDSRAVLCRGGAAVPLSFDHKADRPDEIERIEAAGGRVINWEGYRVSGVLATSRSIGDYYLKPFVIPKPDVTVTERTDKDEFLILASDGLWDVVSNESACRIARQCLNGRTAKMFPDAVGGSTPTEAAALLTKLAILRGSEDNISVVVVQLKQLRIKVPH